The Zingiber officinale cultivar Zhangliang chromosome 9A, Zo_v1.1, whole genome shotgun sequence genome window below encodes:
- the LOC122021612 gene encoding 7-deoxyloganetin glucosyltransferase-like translates to MGDTLGQSEKNPHAVIIPYPAQGHVTPMMKLAKLLRFYGFRITFVNTHFNHTRLLRSGAVVPSEADDPGFRFESIPDGLPPSDTDATQDIPSLCDSISKHALLPFLDLLHRLNDDGGNAPPVSCIVSDGVMSFTLDAARELRIPEVVFWTTSACGFMGYLHFQRLIDRGLTPLKHESDITNGFLDTPIDWVPGMKNMRLRDFPSFIRTTDRDDIMLNYDNREAQRAAMASAVIVNTFDELEGPVLEAMAAILPPIYTVGPLSLLLQNHQIPNALASLRSNLWKEESGCLEWLDGRAPGSVVYVNFGSITVMSNEQLVEFAWGLADSEYEFLWVVRPDLVPGHAAVLPAEFVEKTRERGMLASWCPQEEVLGHSAVGGFLTHSGWNSTLESIVGGVPMLSWPFFAEQLQTNCR, encoded by the exons ATGGGTGACACTCTAGGACAGTCGGAGAAGAATCCTCACGCGGTGATCATCCCGTACCCTGCTCAGGGTCACGTCACGCCGATGATGAAGTTGGCGAAGCTCCTCCGGTTCTATGGCTTCCGCATCACCTTCGTCAACACCCACTTCAACCACACACGCCTGCTCCGCTCCGGCGCCGTCGTCCCTTCGGAGGCTGATGACCCGGGCTTCCGCTTCGAGTCCATACCCGACGGGCTCCCGCCCTCCGACACCGACGCCACGCAGGACATCCCCTCCCTCTGCGACTCCATCTCTAAACACGCGCTCCTGCCGTTTCTCGACCTCCTGCACCGCCTTAACGACGACGGCGGCAACGCGCCGCCCGTCTCCTGCATCGTCTCTGACGGCGTCATGAGCTTCACCCTGGACGCCGCCAGGGAGCTCCGCATCCCGGAGGTCGTCTTCTGGACTACCAGCGCCTGCGGCTTCATGGGCTACCTCCACTTCCAACGCCTCATCGACCGCGGCCTCACGCCTCTCAAAC ACGAAAGCGACATCACGAATGGATTCTTGGATACTCCGATCGATTGGGTGCCGGGAATGAAGAACATGCGGCTGAGGGACTTCCCTTCCTTCATCCGGACCACCGACCGGGACGACATCATGCTCAACTACGACAACCGTGAGGCACAGCGCGCCGCCATGGCCTCAGCGGTAATCGTGAATACTTTCGACGAGCTGGAAGGACCGGTCCTGGAGGCGATGGCGGCGATCCTCCCCCCGATCTACACTGTCGGCCCGCTCTCCTTGCTTCTCCAGAACCACCAGATTCCTAACGCCCTCGCCTCGCTCCGATCCAACCTTTGGAAGGAGGAGAGCGGGTGCTTGGAGTGGCTGGACGGCCGCGCGCCGGGCTCGGTGGTGTACGTCAACTTCGGGAGCATAACGGTGATGAGCAACGAGCAACTGGTGGAGTTCGCGTGGGGGCTGGCGGATTCAGAGTACGAGTTCCTGTGGGTGGTCCGGCCGGACCTGGTGCCGGGCCACGCGGCGGTGCTGCCGGCGGAGTTCGTGGAGAAGACTCGGGAGCGCGGGATGCTGGCCAGCTGGTGCCCGCAGGAGGAGGTGCTGGGCCACTCCGCCGTGGGAGGGTTTCTGACGCACAGCGGCTGGAACTCGACGCTGGAGAGCATCGTCGGCGGGGTGCCGATGCTGTCGTGGCCCTTCTTCGCGGAGCAGCTGCAGACCAACTGCAGGTAA